One stretch of Lachnospiraceae bacterium oral taxon 096 DNA includes these proteins:
- a CDS encoding prepilin peptidase, producing MNELFVALLLGGAACMDLIDKKIKNIWLLFWLGTGVVYNGPKFFIAVIISFIPLFLLYRFRMVGAGDAKLIMLLCGFLGLFEGAGVVFVGMCFAAIYSFYLLYSKKILFLRLCYFFSFLKITIQTKKIGHYYEVGRDDPQLSIAMAPWFLCGFFVWRLIKIWMII from the coding sequence GTGAATGAACTATTTGTGGCTCTCTTACTTGGAGGGGCAGCTTGTATGGATCTGATTGACAAAAAGATCAAAAATATTTGGCTTTTGTTTTGGCTTGGCACAGGCGTTGTCTATAATGGGCCAAAGTTCTTTATTGCAGTTATCATTAGCTTTATTCCACTATTTTTGCTCTACAGATTTCGAATGGTGGGGGCCGGAGATGCCAAATTAATTATGCTTCTCTGTGGCTTTTTAGGTCTTTTTGAAGGAGCAGGTGTGGTATTTGTGGGAATGTGTTTTGCTGCAATCTATTCTTTTTATCTACTATATTCTAAAAAAATTCTATTTTTGCGCCTGTGCTATTTCTTTTCATTTCTCAAAATAACAATACAAACAAAGAAGATAGGGCATTACTATGAGGTGGGACGAGATGATCCACAGCTCAGTATTGCCATGGCACCGTGGTTTTTATGTGGTTTTTTCGTCTGGAGGTTGATTAAAATATGGATGATCATATAG
- a CDS encoding CpaF family protein: protein MDDHIEERLHKELSEKLTDYRNLTDIQLMEIIDHCVLEEAKKMYLPLKKKVELRMALFDSFRRLDILQELIDDKDITEIMINGTENIFVEKSGHIVRWDKRFKSNEQLEDMIQKIVSSVNRSVNIFTPIADARLEDGSRVHVVLPPISLDGPIVTIRKFPDPISMDKLIRFQSITPQAAQLLKKLVQSGYNIFISGGTNSGKTTFLNALSAYIPEDERVITIEDSAELQLMQIKNLVRLESRNANSEGEGKISIANLIKAALRMNPDRIIVGEVRGGEALDMLQAMNTGHDGSLSTGHSNSPKDMLSRIETMALSGADLPLPAIRSQIAGALDIIVHLGRLRDRSRRVLEIVEVGEYRDGEIELFPLFSFEETGSDRDKVVGSLKPVGVLKNTQKLVAAGYQL from the coding sequence ATGGATGATCATATAGAAGAACGCCTGCACAAAGAATTATCAGAAAAGTTGACAGATTATAGAAATTTGACCGATATACAATTGATGGAAATTATTGATCATTGTGTGTTAGAAGAGGCAAAAAAGATGTATTTGCCATTGAAAAAAAAGGTCGAACTTCGAATGGCACTATTTGACTCGTTTCGAAGGCTGGATATTTTGCAGGAATTAATTGATGACAAGGATATCACCGAAATTATGATCAATGGCACGGAGAATATCTTTGTGGAAAAATCAGGACATATTGTGCGATGGGACAAACGCTTTAAGAGCAATGAGCAATTGGAGGATATGATCCAAAAAATTGTTAGTTCTGTAAATCGAAGTGTCAATATTTTTACCCCGATTGCTGATGCGAGACTGGAAGATGGATCGAGAGTTCATGTCGTTCTTCCGCCGATATCATTGGATGGACCTATTGTGACGATTCGAAAGTTTCCTGATCCAATTAGCATGGACAAGTTAATCCGTTTTCAGTCCATTACGCCACAGGCTGCACAGCTATTAAAAAAGTTAGTGCAATCAGGATATAATATTTTTATTAGTGGAGGAACAAATTCAGGAAAGACTACTTTTTTAAATGCACTTTCTGCCTATATTCCAGAAGATGAGCGTGTAATTACGATTGAGGATTCGGCAGAACTGCAATTGATGCAAATTAAAAATTTGGTGAGATTAGAGTCAAGAAATGCCAACAGTGAGGGGGAGGGGAAAATTAGCATTGCCAATTTAATTAAGGCGGCGTTGAGAATGAACCCAGACCGCATTATTGTCGGTGAGGTGCGAGGTGGTGAAGCACTAGATATGTTGCAGGCTATGAATACAGGTCATGATGGTTCTTTGAGCACGGGGCATAGCAATAGTCCAAAGGATATGCTTTCTCGAATTGAAACAATGGCACTTTCTGGTGCAGATTTACCATTGCCTGCCATTCGAAGCCAGATTGCAGGTGCACTGGATATTATTGTTCATCTTGGAAGATTGAGGGATCGATCAAGAAGAGTGCTTGAAATTGTGGAAGTAGGTGAATATCGGGATGGTGAGATTGAACTTTTTCCCCTCTTTTCTTTCGAAGAGACGGGAAGTGACAGGGACAAAGTGGTCGGTTCGCTTAAGCCAGTTGGTGTGCTTAAAAACACACAAAAACTTGTCGCAGCAGGTTATCAATTATAG
- the glgB gene encoding 1,4-alpha-glucan branching protein GlgB: protein MIENKGLQIISRDDCYLFGKGTHYNIYQKLGSHACTINGTSGMYFAVWAPHAISVHLVGDFNHWDATATPMQTLYTSGIWEVFVPNLGLNELYKFAIQAKNGEIIFKADPYARSAEYRPGTASKTTIEPESLVWSDDKWMTQRAKVEIRHQPLSIYECHLGSWKKNDNVEFDGCLNYRELAHQLAEYLSYMGYTHVELMGIAEYPFDGSWGYQVTGYYAPTSRYGSMEDFQYMINYLHNKKIGVILDWVPAHFPRDAFGLANFDGEPLYEYADTRKGEHPDWGTKVFDYTKTEVKNFLIANALYWLNDFHIDGLRVDAVASMLYLDYGRQDGQWVPNQYGGNKNLEAIEFFKHLNSLIAGRKDGTMIIAEESTAWPKVTHTPEDDGLGFTFKWNMGWMHDFLEYMKLDPYFRKYNHNKMTFSMSYATSENFILVLSHDEVVHLKCSMINKMPGIYEDKFANLKCGYAFMMGHPGKKLLFMGQDFAQFHEWDEKVSLDWYLIDEPLHRDVNNFYRGLLHIYQKYSCMYELDDSWDGFSWINADDADRSIFSFVRYNKKKKKNLLFVINFTPMNREDYMVGVPKKGTYRLILDQLHGSYSLVNKKPIPFRAVKGECDHQPYHVKYPLAPYGVAIFEFS, encoded by the coding sequence ATGATAGAAAACAAGGGTTTACAAATTATTAGCCGAGATGATTGTTATCTCTTTGGCAAGGGAACACATTATAATATCTACCAAAAGCTTGGTTCCCACGCCTGCACAATCAATGGTACATCAGGTATGTACTTTGCCGTCTGGGCTCCTCACGCCATCTCTGTTCATCTTGTCGGAGATTTTAATCACTGGGATGCCACTGCAACACCTATGCAAACACTCTATACTTCGGGTATATGGGAGGTTTTTGTTCCTAATCTTGGTCTCAATGAACTCTATAAGTTTGCCATCCAAGCAAAAAATGGTGAAATCATCTTCAAGGCTGATCCCTACGCAAGATCTGCAGAATATCGACCTGGCACAGCATCAAAGACTACGATTGAGCCTGAATCCTTAGTTTGGTCTGATGACAAGTGGATGACTCAGAGAGCAAAAGTAGAAATCCGCCACCAGCCACTGAGTATCTATGAATGCCATTTGGGCTCTTGGAAGAAAAACGACAATGTAGAATTCGATGGATGTCTAAATTACAGAGAACTCGCCCATCAGCTAGCTGAATACCTCAGCTACATGGGTTACACTCATGTAGAGTTAATGGGCATTGCCGAATATCCATTTGATGGAAGCTGGGGATACCAGGTAACCGGTTACTATGCTCCAACCTCTCGCTATGGATCCATGGAAGACTTCCAGTACATGATTAACTACCTACATAATAAAAAGATTGGAGTCATTCTCGATTGGGTCCCTGCCCATTTTCCTAGAGATGCCTTTGGTCTTGCCAATTTTGATGGAGAACCACTATATGAATATGCAGATACTCGCAAGGGCGAACATCCTGATTGGGGAACCAAGGTATTTGACTACACAAAGACGGAAGTCAAGAATTTCCTCATTGCCAATGCACTCTACTGGCTAAATGATTTCCACATCGATGGTCTGCGTGTGGATGCTGTTGCTTCCATGCTCTACCTCGATTATGGTCGCCAAGATGGCCAATGGGTACCAAATCAATATGGTGGAAATAAAAATCTAGAGGCCATTGAATTCTTTAAGCACCTCAATTCCCTAATTGCAGGCAGAAAAGATGGCACGATGATTATTGCCGAAGAGTCCACAGCTTGGCCAAAGGTAACTCATACCCCTGAAGATGACGGTCTTGGCTTTACTTTTAAGTGGAACATGGGCTGGATGCACGACTTCCTTGAGTACATGAAACTTGATCCGTACTTTAGAAAATATAATCACAATAAGATGACTTTTAGTATGTCTTATGCGACAAGTGAGAATTTTATTTTGGTTTTATCCCACGATGAAGTCGTCCACTTAAAGTGTTCCATGATCAACAAGATGCCTGGCATCTATGAGGATAAATTTGCCAACCTCAAATGCGGTTATGCCTTTATGATGGGACATCCTGGAAAGAAACTCCTTTTTATGGGGCAGGATTTTGCCCAATTCCACGAATGGGATGAAAAGGTGTCCCTCGATTGGTATCTGATTGATGAGCCATTACACAGAGATGTCAATAATTTCTATCGAGGACTTCTTCATATTTATCAAAAATATTCCTGTATGTATGAGCTAGATGATAGTTGGGATGGTTTTTCATGGATCAATGCCGACGATGCTGACCGCTCCATCTTCTCCTTTGTTCGATATAATAAGAAGAAAAAGAAGAATCTTCTCTTTGTCATTAACTTTACACCAATGAATCGAGAAGATTATATGGTCGGTGTTCCAAAAAAAGGAACTTATCGTTTGATACTCGATCAACTCCATGGCTCCTATTCTCTGGTCAATAAAAAGCCTATTCCATTTAGGGCCGTAAAAGGAGAGTGTGACCACCAACCATACCATGTTAAATATCCACTGGCACCATATGGCGTGGCTATTTTCGAATTTTCATAA